The Streptococcus suis DNA window CTAAATGGTTCAAATCCTGTTAATTGAGATAAATTACTATTTACTGTAATGAGCTCCAAATCAACAACCGCTGTATCTGACTGCAACTGCAAAGCATCCGTCAATTCTTGATACGAAGTTAAGCCAGAAATAGGAAAATTCAATAGTTCCTGTTTTAAAACTAGAGAACCTCTTCCTTGAACTTTTTGAATCATTCCGCGTTCTGTCAGAATAGCCAGTGCTTTTCGAACAGTATCTCGGCTAACTTGATACATTTCTTGCAATTGTTGTTCAGTTGGTAAAGAAGTCTCAGCAGGATAGACATTTGTTCGTATTTTCTCTTTTAAATCATTATATATTTCTTGATATTTTTTCATTTTATTACTCCAACATTAGTCTGTTTTTTATCATACAACTAGAATATTATAACAAATTTTTTAAAAAAATGAGTAAAAACGCTTGCATTATTTTATGAAATCGTATACAATATTT harbors:
- the treR gene encoding trehalose operon repressor, producing the protein MKKYQEIYNDLKEKIRTNVYPAETSLPTEQQLQEMYQVSRDTVRKALAILTERGMIQKVQGRGSLVLKQELLNFPISGLTSYQELTDALQLQSDTAVVDLELITVNSNLSQLTGFEPFSKVWKIVRTRSIDGKISVVDTDYLSSDIVPKMDKEIAKGSIYQYLEKELKLDISYAQKEITVEPTSWEERELMKTQDDYLVLIKSRVFLSDTQQFQYTESKHKIDKFRFVDFARRKHSL